In one window of Elusimicrobiota bacterium DNA:
- a CDS encoding 2-oxo acid dehydrogenase subunit E2, giving the protein MITKLVMPKLGETMEDGILTKWLKQEGEKVEKGEALFEVTTDKATFEAESPASGFIKKIIFPADNERKIPVIQTVAYVADTMDEEIPKETGSVEQKPENEKETKASPVAKKLAKEKDIDLSKIKGTGPGGRIIEKDVIDAESSQKSAVGAESDVEIVPLTGIRKTIAQRLSQSKHDAPHYYLQIEIALDNIVKLREGSDKKYSYNDVVVKAAAKVLESFPLINSTFEAEKIKMHKKINIGIAMMIDDKLMVPVIKEPNKKALFELADEIKNLQAKGKTGKFDEKDFSGGTFTISNLGMYGIDQFTAIINPPQVGILAVGKIKEVPQVREGKIVACWLMKVNISLDHRVVDGAYGAKFLAKLKETLENPSSIMQ; this is encoded by the coding sequence ATGATTACAAAGCTTGTAATGCCGAAACTTGGTGAAACAATGGAAGACGGGATACTTACTAAATGGCTAAAGCAGGAAGGTGAAAAGGTTGAGAAAGGTGAAGCGTTATTTGAAGTGACCACTGATAAAGCGACATTTGAAGCAGAATCGCCGGCAAGCGGTTTTATAAAAAAAATTATTTTTCCGGCGGATAATGAAAGAAAAATACCAGTAATTCAAACGGTGGCTTATGTTGCTGATACAATGGATGAAGAAATACCGAAAGAAACAGGAAGCGTAGAACAGAAACCAGAGAATGAAAAAGAGACAAAAGCTTCACCGGTAGCGAAAAAACTTGCTAAGGAAAAAGATATCGACCTTTCCAAAATAAAAGGCACAGGGCCCGGCGGTAGAATCATTGAAAAAGATGTAATTGACGCAGAAAGCAGTCAAAAATCAGCAGTCGGCGCAGAAAGTGATGTTGAAATAGTCCCATTGACAGGTATCCGTAAGACAATTGCTCAGCGTCTTTCACAGAGCAAGCACGATGCCCCGCATTATTATCTTCAGATAGAGATAGCTCTGGATAATATTGTTAAACTGCGCGAGGGGTCGGATAAAAAATATTCTTATAATGATGTGGTAGTAAAAGCGGCGGCTAAAGTTTTGGAAAGTTTTCCGTTAATCAATTCCACTTTTGAAGCTGAAAAAATAAAAATGCATAAAAAAATCAATATCGGCATTGCCATGATGATAGACGATAAACTTATGGTTCCGGTAATAAAAGAACCGAACAAGAAAGCTCTTTTTGAGCTTGCTGATGAAATAAAAAACTTACAAGCAAAAGGAAAAACAGGTAAATTTGATGAAAAAGATTTTTCTGGCGGTACTTTCACTATTTCCAATCTTGGAATGTATGGTATTGACCAATTTACTGCAATAATTAATCCGCCACAGGTGGGTATTCTGGCTGTGGGTAAAATTAAAGAAGTTCCGCAGGTACGGGAAGGGAAAATAGTTGCTTGCTGGCTGATGAAAGTTAATATTTCTTTAGACCATCGTGTTGTAGATGGCGCTTATGGCGCCAAATTTTTAGCTAAGTTAAAAGAAACATTGGAAAATCCGTCTTCAATAATGCAATGA
- a CDS encoding alpha-ketoacid dehydrogenase subunit beta: MHEVQYWKAINEALEEEMKRDPSVFVMGEDVAIYGGAYGVTRGLYEKFGEERVRDTAISEAAIVGAGLGAALTGTRPVVEIMYVDFMGIAMDQLNNQVAKIRYMFGGKCKVPLVVRTEGGAGRTLGAHHSQSLEAWFVHIPGIKVVMPATPYDAKGLLKSAIREDNPVMYIEHKMLYNTKGLIPETEYTVPIGKADVKKEGKDITVIAYSRSLLRSLEAAEELQKEGISCEVIDPRTLLPLDTDTILESVKKTHKVLIVHEACKTGGVGAEIGMKIMEEGFDYLDAPIKRLCGADVPMPKAPNLEKLAVPQKEDIIKAVKELI; this comes from the coding sequence ATGCATGAAGTGCAGTATTGGAAAGCGATAAATGAAGCGCTGGAAGAGGAGATGAAAAGGGACCCGTCGGTGTTTGTCATGGGAGAAGATGTCGCAATTTACGGCGGAGCATACGGCGTGACCCGCGGATTATACGAGAAATTCGGCGAAGAAAGAGTAAGGGATACTGCAATTTCAGAAGCCGCGATAGTCGGTGCCGGCTTGGGTGCCGCGCTTACCGGAACCAGACCTGTGGTTGAAATAATGTATGTGGATTTTATGGGAATTGCCATGGACCAGTTAAATAACCAGGTAGCAAAGATCAGATATATGTTCGGCGGAAAATGCAAGGTGCCCCTGGTTGTCCGGACTGAAGGAGGCGCCGGCAGGACTTTGGGTGCTCATCATTCCCAGAGTCTTGAGGCCTGGTTTGTTCATATTCCGGGAATAAAAGTAGTTATGCCAGCTACGCCGTATGATGCAAAAGGATTACTGAAATCAGCAATCAGGGAAGATAATCCAGTAATGTACATTGAACACAAAATGCTTTACAATACAAAGGGATTAATTCCAGAAACTGAATATACTGTACCGATAGGTAAAGCAGATGTAAAAAAAGAGGGGAAAGATATTACGGTTATCGCATATTCAAGGTCATTGCTCAGGTCATTGGAAGCTGCGGAAGAACTGCAAAAAGAAGGAATAAGTTGCGAGGTCATTGACCCGAGAACATTATTGCCGCTTGATACCGATACTATATTGGAGTCAGTCAAAAAAACGCATAAGGTGTTAATTGTACATGAAGCGTGTAAGACAGGAGGAGTAGGTGCAGAAATAGGCATGAAAATAATGGAGGAAGGGTTTGATTACCTTGATGCACCAATAAAAAGATTATGCGGTGCAGACGTGCCTATGCCAAAGGCGCCAAATCTGGAGAAATTGGCAGTGCCTCAGAAAGAAGATATCATTAAAGCAGTAAAGGAGCTAATTTAA
- a CDS encoding thiamine pyrophosphate-dependent dehydrogenase E1 component subunit alpha: MMEIRQFEDKIMDLLAKNIAEGGSHLYAGEEAVAVGSMAAINPEDLITSTHRGHGHCIAKGGKLPELMAEILGKKTGCCKGKGGSLHLADVSTGNLGANGVVGGGFGMATGAGLSIKIRKTNQVVLCFFGDGATNQGIFHESLNMAGVWKLPVIYICENNLYGMSVSVKRASAVEDLAKKAVPYAMPSEHVDGMDILAVKDVVSKYAKYAREGKGPSLIVCSTYRYYGHSRSDPRVYRTKEEEKFWKEKDCILSFSRKLEQAKILTREEIDAIEKEVNKEIEEATKFAIESPLPEPEALYEDLYV; this comes from the coding sequence ATGATGGAGATAAGACAGTTCGAAGATAAAATTATGGACTTATTGGCAAAAAATATTGCTGAAGGAGGTTCTCACCTTTATGCCGGCGAAGAAGCAGTGGCTGTCGGTTCAATGGCAGCAATTAATCCGGAGGACCTGATAACTTCTACTCATCGCGGACACGGACATTGTATTGCCAAAGGCGGGAAATTACCGGAACTTATGGCGGAGATACTCGGTAAAAAAACAGGATGTTGTAAAGGTAAAGGCGGTTCACTTCATCTTGCCGATGTATCTACTGGTAATTTAGGTGCCAATGGAGTTGTCGGCGGCGGGTTTGGGATGGCAACTGGCGCTGGTTTGTCGATTAAAATCCGCAAGACAAATCAAGTAGTATTGTGTTTTTTTGGTGACGGCGCAACTAATCAGGGTATATTTCATGAATCACTAAATATGGCTGGTGTGTGGAAATTACCTGTGATTTATATTTGTGAAAATAATTTATATGGTATGAGTGTTTCAGTCAAAAGAGCGTCAGCAGTTGAAGATTTAGCAAAAAAAGCAGTCCCTTATGCTATGCCTTCAGAACATGTTGACGGTATGGATATATTGGCAGTGAAGGATGTTGTTTCAAAGTACGCAAAATATGCCCGCGAAGGCAAAGGGCCGTCATTAATTGTTTGTAGTACTTATAGGTATTATGGCCATTCAAGAAGTGATCCAAGAGTATACAGGACAAAAGAAGAGGAGAAATTCTGGAAAGAAAAGGATTGTATTTTAAGTTTTTCAAGAAAATTGGAACAGGCAAAAATTCTTACCCGGGAAGAAATTGATGCTATTGAAAAAGAAGTAAATAAAGAGATAGAGGAAGCAACAAAATTTGCTATTGAAAGTCCCTTACCAGAACCAGAAGCATTGTATGAAGATTTATATGTTTAG
- a CDS encoding alcohol dehydrogenase catalytic domain-containing protein, with the protein MQNKFQIYGNIEENIIIPKKMKAVLMSQTGLENLKLGEVDIPQPNDNQLLVRVDACTICPSTMKLLSQGPEHTFVNGWDIEKYPITPGDEGSVTAVKVGKNLVKKYKVGERLCIQPAVDCPPINHRERYRNVEAMKKTAVGYTLGGHLSQYMLVQEEVLEANCLLKIPSQSMGYYEVSLSEPLSCVVSSQDHHVHLTFNAETGNRVPMKGLLKGGVTVIFGAGVMGRFHIESALSYSPRKIIVLDIREDRFQWIEKYITPRAKKKGIDLHCVVAGKDDTKNVIQKISGQNYGDDIIEASGSGIAQKEALKITGKGSVVNSFGGLKIEDAIIPVDMRKVHYDESIITGSSGGNWGDTVKTLNMINSGDLQVGTYIKLVGDLNNAVEFLNLVNQAKIDGKAIVYPHAKADKPLEVKDEWTREKEAEFLEKNLK; encoded by the coding sequence ATGCAGAACAAATTTCAGATATACGGAAATATTGAAGAGAACATAATAATTCCAAAAAAAATGAAAGCAGTTTTAATGTCACAAACTGGGCTTGAAAATCTTAAATTAGGAGAAGTTGATATTCCCCAGCCAAACGATAACCAGCTACTTGTGCGTGTAGATGCGTGTACTATATGTCCGTCAACCATGAAACTTCTTAGCCAGGGGCCGGAACATACATTTGTTAATGGCTGGGATATTGAAAAATATCCGATAACTCCCGGCGATGAGGGTTCAGTTACCGCAGTTAAGGTGGGTAAAAATCTGGTTAAGAAATATAAAGTTGGAGAAAGACTTTGTATTCAACCGGCAGTGGACTGTCCACCTATCAACCACAGGGAACGTTACCGCAATGTGGAAGCTATGAAGAAAACTGCAGTGGGTTATACGCTCGGCGGACATCTTAGCCAGTATATGCTTGTTCAGGAAGAAGTTCTTGAAGCAAACTGCCTTTTAAAAATACCTTCGCAAAGTATGGGTTATTACGAAGTTTCGCTTTCCGAACCGCTCTCATGTGTGGTTTCATCGCAGGACCACCACGTGCACCTGACCTTCAATGCCGAAACAGGCAACCGGGTTCCGATGAAAGGGTTACTCAAAGGCGGGGTAACTGTAATTTTCGGCGCAGGAGTTATGGGTCGTTTTCATATTGAGTCAGCGCTCAGTTATTCACCCAGAAAAATAATTGTTCTTGATATCAGGGAGGATAGGTTTCAGTGGATTGAAAAATATATTACGCCCCGCGCAAAGAAAAAAGGCATTGATCTTCACTGTGTAGTTGCAGGTAAAGATGATACAAAAAATGTCATCCAGAAAATCAGTGGACAGAACTACGGAGATGATATAATTGAAGCTAGCGGTTCAGGTATTGCGCAGAAAGAAGCGCTGAAAATTACAGGCAAGGGGAGCGTGGTTAATTCTTTCGGCGGGTTGAAAATAGAAGATGCAATTATTCCGGTTGATATGCGCAAAGTCCATTATGATGAATCAATAATTACCGGTTCAAGCGGGGGCAACTGGGGAGATACTGTAAAAACCCTTAACATGATTAATAGCGGGGATTTGCAGGTTGGTACTTATATTAAGTTAGTTGGTGATCTTAATAATGCTGTTGAATTTTTGAATCTTGTCAACCAGGCTAAAATTGATGGTAAGGCAATAGTTTATCCTCATGCAAAAGCAGATAAACCGTTAGAAGTGAAAGATGAATGGACAAGAGAAAAAGAAGCTGAATTTTTAGAGAAGAACCTGAAATGA
- a CDS encoding DeoR/GlpR family DNA-binding transcription regulator, whose product MRLFQEERQNLITQFISDKGRVTIHSLAKELNVSIPTIRRDLTELNRKGMIRRSHGGAIAKDRVLEEISFEKRLKKFHQEKIQIAKYAVSMIKEKDVIILDTGTTNYWIASLLKNRKNITVITNSLKAAVELSSNKDIRHILIGGYILPETFSIYGPSAVEDIKKFNADKVFLGTTGIHWEKGLTEIYGEEASMKKIFLEISREKIVVTDHSKLGIVSFAHVAPLSKIDMVISDSGVDAKIKRKFENTGPKFVYL is encoded by the coding sequence ATGAGATTATTTCAAGAAGAAAGACAAAATCTAATAACGCAATTCATCAGTGACAAAGGAAGGGTTACAATACACAGCCTGGCAAAAGAGCTTAATGTGTCTATTCCTACTATTAGGCGTGATCTGACAGAACTTAATAGAAAGGGCATGATACGCAGGTCACATGGCGGCGCTATAGCAAAAGATAGAGTATTAGAAGAAATATCTTTTGAAAAAAGGCTAAAAAAATTTCATCAAGAAAAAATACAAATTGCAAAGTATGCTGTATCTATGATAAAAGAAAAGGATGTAATTATTCTTGATACAGGAACAACTAATTATTGGATTGCTTCTCTTTTAAAAAACAGAAAAAACATTACTGTTATAACTAATTCTCTGAAAGCTGCGGTTGAACTTTCATCAAATAAAGACATACGGCATATTTTGATTGGCGGGTATATTCTGCCTGAAACTTTTTCAATATACGGGCCGTCAGCCGTAGAAGATATAAAAAAATTCAATGCAGATAAAGTTTTTCTTGGAACGACTGGAATTCACTGGGAAAAAGGATTAACCGAGATCTATGGAGAAGAGGCTTCAATGAAAAAGATATTTCTTGAAATTTCACGAGAAAAAATAGTTGTTACAGATCACAGCAAGCTTGGCATAGTTTCATTTGCTCATGTTGCGCCACTATCAAAAATAGATATGGTTATTTCTGATTCAGGGGTAGATGCTAAAATCAAAAGAAAGTTTGAAAATACAGGCCCAAAATTTGTTTATCTATAG
- a CDS encoding esterase family protein, whose translation MALIHCGFFSEVLQISTSMYVILPQTTKKHPALYLLHGLSDDHTAWTRRTSIERYVESLGLAVVMPAVNRSFYTDMAHGAKYWTFISEELPKIARSLFPLSVKRNENFAAGISMGGYGAFKLALNFPDKFAAAASLSGSMDVEKIGARISKEDMTNVFGVRPNFKKSNSNLFFLADKLAKSKGPKPKLYQCCGTKDFLYEDNKKFRDHCKRLPLDYTYEEEPGTHEWGYWDKKIQRVLHWLPLR comes from the coding sequence ATGGCGCTAATTCATTGTGGTTTTTTTTCAGAAGTTTTACAAATTTCCACGTCCATGTACGTTATACTGCCGCAAACGACAAAAAAGCACCCGGCACTTTATCTCCTCCATGGATTATCTGATGACCATACAGCTTGGACAAGAAGGACTTCTATTGAGCGTTATGTAGAATCTCTGGGGCTTGCCGTGGTGATGCCGGCTGTCAACAGGAGTTTTTATACCGATATGGCTCATGGCGCGAAATATTGGACATTCATCAGCGAGGAATTGCCAAAAATTGCCAGGTCATTATTCCCTTTATCGGTAAAACGGAATGAAAACTTTGCGGCAGGCATTTCTATGGGCGGCTACGGAGCGTTTAAGCTCGCTCTTAATTTCCCGGATAAGTTCGCCGCTGCAGCCAGCCTTTCCGGATCTATGGATGTTGAGAAAATAGGCGCTCGAATTAGTAAAGAGGACATGACAAATGTTTTCGGTGTCAGGCCGAATTTTAAAAAAAGTAATAGTAATCTTTTCTTTCTGGCGGATAAATTAGCGAAATCTAAAGGACCCAAGCCAAAACTTTACCAATGCTGCGGAACTAAAGATTTCCTTTATGAAGATAATAAAAAATTCCGCGATCACTGCAAGCGCCTCCCTCTTGATTATACCTATGAAGAAGAGCCCGGAACGCATGAATGGGGTTATTGGGATAAAAAAATCCAGCGCGTCCTCCATTGGCTCCCCCTTCGCTGA